In Fervidicoccaceae archaeon, the DNA window TGGAGGTTAAGGTGGTGGCGGGACCGCTGAGGGGCTCTAGGGGGAAGGTGTTGAGAGTCAACAAGGAGAAGAACGAAGTAGAGCTCCTCGTTTACGAGGCAACTTACCCTCTGAAGATCACGGTCCCAGGAGAACACCTCAAACCATCCGAGCCTGAGGAGGGCTCGAGTTGAGATGAGTCAGCAGATTAAGATCGTTAGCGTGACCTTCACTGGGGGGAGCGCAAGCGCCGAGGACCTCTCTGCTCTCAGGGAGTCCGGGGTGGACCCGGCCGAGATCGCCGCCAAGCTCAACGCCTTAACAGGGAGCTTCAAGGGACTTAAATTCGGTGCGCGCATTTACGTGGCTCAGGGCGGGAAGTATCGCATAGAGCTAGTGCCTCCCAGCATAACCGAGCTCTTGCTCTTCAAAGCCAAGGCGGAGAAGCCGAGCGGGGACCCGGCCAAGCAGAAAGTGGGCGATATAAGCATCGAGGACGTGGCTCAAGCGGCTCTCGTCAAGAAGAGTGAGCTGCTGACCAAGGACCTGAGAAAGGCCATCAAGACTGTGTTGGGCACGGCTAGAAGCATAGGACTGACCGTCGAGGGAAAGGATCCTCGCGTCGTCAGTGCCGAGGTAGAGCAAGGCTTATATCGTGAGCGAATAGAGCCCTTCGAATCGCTCTGGAGAGAGGCTTGAGGAAATGCTGGTGACCACCGATCTCGTTGAGTCCATTAGGAGCTCTCTGCAAGCTCTCCTGAGCGACCGATCGCGGAGGAATTTCAGGGAGAGCATTGAGTTGATAGTGACTTTTAAGAAGACGGAATTGAAGCCCGAGGAGATGAAGTGGAGAGAGACGCTCTATCTACCACATCCTCCCGCGAAAGAGGTCAAAGTGTGCGTGGCCGCCGAGGGCGAGACGGCAATTCGAGCCAGAGAGGCCGGCGCTTACCTGGTGTTGGACCGGGGAGCGCTAGAAGAGCTTTCGGGTAACAAGAAGAAAGCGAGGAAGATCGCCGAGACGTGTGATTGGGTTCTCGTTCAGAGAGAGCTCATGCCTTTGGTCGGCCGAACGCTGGGGCCCGCTCTCGGGCCCAGAGGCAAGGCCCCAGCTCCTCTGCCGGCGGGGGCCTCGATAGCGTCGACACTCGACCTCTTCAGGAGGGCAGTGAACTTAAAGATGAAGGAGCAGCCTCACGTGCAGGTCAGGATAGGGACCGTCGATAACAGCATCGAGGAGTTGGTGGCCAACGCGAGCGCGGTGCTCGAGAAGATCGGCGAGAAGATGGGGGGAAAGACGATCAAGAAGATTTACCTGAAGCGCACAATGGGGCCGGTTGTGGAGATAGGGGCGGGAGCGGGCCAGCGGAGGTAGAGAAAGGCGTTGAGCGTCGCTAGGGTCGGACGCGCGCCACCTCGCTACAAGGTCGAGGCCGTAGCTGAGATAGAGCGGCTCCTGCGTGAGTACCCCGTAATAGGGGTGGCCAGGCTCGAGAACCTGCCGGCCTCGGTGCTCCAGAAAATAAAGAGTCTAGTCAGGGATCTGCACGGTAACGACGTACTGTTGAAGGTGGTAAAGAGCACGCTTTTCGCTGTGGCAGCTCGAAGAGCGAGGCCTGAGGTCCTCGAAAAGCTCGAGCCTCTGCTGCGGGGGCAGAAACTCCTCGTGTTCTCGAAGCTCAACGCTTTTGCTCTAAACGCTGCGCTGCGCAGGGCCCTCGTGCCGATACCGGCTAGACCTGGTATGAAAGCCACGAGAGACATCGTGGTCCCAGCGGGTGACACGGGCCTCAAACCGGGCCCTGTGCTCAGCTCCTTCAGCAAATTGAGGATCCCGACGAAGGTGCAGGGAGGCACCATATGGATCGCCAAGGACACGAAGGTAGCGAAGGCGGGCGACGTGATATCGGCGGAGCTGGCCTCGCTGCTTCAGAGGCTCGGTGTGATCGGCGGTGAGGCCTACATTGAGCTCGAGGCAGCTGTCGACGGGAGCACGCTGCTCAAAAAAGAAGAGCTCGAGCTCGACCTCGAGAGCTTCAGGAACGAAGTATCGAGAGCTCAGAGCCTAGCGCTCGGCGTGGCGACTAGGGCCGCGGTGCCCGAGCCCGAGGCGCTGAGCGCGGCTGTGTTGCTCGCGCGTGCAAGAGCGGCTGCTCTGGCCGGCGCAGCCGGCCTCCTCCTCAGAGGGGTCGAAAGGGAAGTGATCGCACTGGCCGTGGCTAGAGCGCGAGCCGTCGTCGCTGCTCTCGGCGACCGCGCGAGGGAGCTGGGCCTCGAAGTCCCGGCGGCCCCGGCCCCGGCGCCGGCGGTCCAGGCCAAGGCCTCGGTCGAGGAGGAGAAGGAGAAGGAGGCCGAGGAGGAGAAGAAGGAGCTGAGCGAAGAGGAGCTGGCCTCGGGCCTAGCCGCCCTCTTCGGATGAGATCCGAAGAAGCCGAGAACGCCAACGCCGAGCGCCCTCTAAGCGTGAGCGCTCAGATTTAAGTCTGAGACCTCCAGAGCTGAGAGCCCTGGGTCTCGAGGACGGAGAGAGGGGTCGATGCATGACAAGCGAGGACGAATATAGGGTCGAGTTCTTCGACGAGCTAGGTTTCGTTAGGAAGACTTGCAGAGTATGCGGCAGGCCCTTCTGGACTCTGGATCCGGACGCGCAAACTTGTCAAGATGCTCCATGCGTCGAGTACTTCTTCGATCGCATCCCGGTGAAGAGCGCCACTGGCGTGGCTGAGTCGAGAGAGCGCTTTCTCAAGTTCTTCGAAAAGCGCGGGCACGAGATTCAGAGACCCAGACCCGTCGTGGCTAGGTGGAGAGAAGACCTCTATCTCACGATAGCCAGCATAGTCGTCTTTCAGCCCCACGTGACGAGCGGCGTTGCGCCTCCGCCGGCCAACCCGCTGGTGATATGTCAGCCATGCATCAGGCTCGAGGACATAGATAACGTAGGCCTCACGCTGGGGAGGCATCTAACTTTATTCGAGATGGGAGGCCATCACGCTTTCAACTCGGAGAGAGAGTGGCTCTATTGGAAGGACGAGACGGTCAGATACGCCTACGAGTTCTTCGTCGATGAGCTCGGGGTGCCCGGGAAGAGCCTGACCTTCAAGGAATCGTGGTGGCAAGGAGGTGGCAACGCGGGCCCGTGCTTTGAGGTGGCCTCGGGGGGCTTAGAGGTGGCCACGCTCGTCTTCATGCAATATAGGCTCGACGGCGAGAGGCTCGAGCCCATACCGCTTAAGATCGTCGATACGGGTTACGGAATAGAGCGAATAGCGTGGTTCACCAGTAAGACCCCGACGGCTTTCCACGCGATCTACGGGGGCCTACTCGAGAAATTCCGCTCTCTTCTCGGCCTAGAGAAGCCCCCCAGAGGCCTCCTCGAGGCGGCTTTCAGGAGAGCAGGCCTCATGAACGTAGAGAAACCCGAGACGCTCGAGAGAGTCGTAGCGACCGTGGCCGAGGAGATCGGCGCAGAGCGCTCCGAGGCGGCTCGAGCGCTCGACCGAGAGGCCAAGCTCTACAGCCTCCTTGACCACACGAAGACTCTAGCCTTCATGCTAGCCGATGGAGTGGTTCCTTCTAATCAGGGCGAGGGTTATCTGGCCAGACTCGTGGCGAGGAGGGCCTTAAGGAACATAGCGTTGCTCGGGAGCGAAGCCTCGCTGGCCGATCTCGTGGAGCTTCAGGTCGAGTTGTGGGGCGGTCAGTTCCCCTCTCTCAGAGAGAACGCGAACTACGTGCTGGACGCCACAATAGTCGAGGAGGAGAAGTTCAAGCAAGTGCTGAGGGAGAACCTCCCGAGAGCCGTGGCTCTGCTCAAGCGTGGACCCACTATCGAGAATCTGAGGCGGGTCTACAGCGAGCTGGGAATACCCCCGGAGCTCGTCGCGAGGGCCGGCGTATCGGTGGAGATACCGAGGGGCTTCTACTCGCTAATCGCTAGGGAAGGAATGAGTAGGCCGATGGAGGTGCCCGAGGAGCCGGCTTGGCTGCGAGGTCTTCCGGAGACCCTCAGGATATTCCACGAGGATCCTTACGCCTGGAGGATCAAGGCTAGAGTGCTCGCCGTGAAAGGGGCCGAGGTCGTGCTGGACGCGACCATAGTTTATCCGACCGGCGGAGGACAGCTCGGAGACTCGGCGTGGATCATAGACCCTAAGGGGAGGAGAATTGCCATAGCATCGGCCGAGGCAGTGGGAGGCAAAATAATCCACAAACTAGAGAGACAGGATCACGGTCTCGCGCCGGGCGACGTAGTCGAAGTAGAAATAGATAGGGCCAAGCGCTACAAGCTGATGAGGCATCACACTGCGACTCACCTCGTTCTAGGAGCTCTGAGGAGGATCCTCGGACCCCACGTTTGGCAGGCCGGAGCCGAGAAGACTCCCGAGAAGGCTAGGCTGGACTTCACGCACTACAAGCCGCTGAGCAGAGAGGAGCTCGCGCGCGTCGAGGAAATCGTGAATTCTCTCGTGCTAGAGAACAGACCCGTCAGGTCTTACCTCATCGATAGGAACGAGGCGGAGGAGAGATACGGCTTCTCGATTTACCAAGGGGGAGCGCCGCTTCAAGCTCGATTGAGGATCGTCGAGATCGAGGGCCACGATGCTCAGGCCTGCTTTGGGACTCACGTGAGGAGCACGGGAGAGATAGGCGGCGTCAAGATAACGAGCCTCGCCAAGCTACAGGAAGGAGTCTACAGGCTCGAGCTCGTCGCCGGCACTGAGGTCGCTGTCTACGCGAGGAGCCTCGAGGAGAAGCTCGATGGCGTAGCGAGCGTCATCGGAGGAGACAGAGAGAGCGTTGACAAGAGGGCTCGATCTCTCCGTGATGAGCTGAGCGAGCTCAAGAGTCTGCTATCGAGGTACAGGCAATTGGCGAAGCTCAGGCTATTAGAGGAGATCCTATCGAAGGCCGAGAGGGTCGGCCCCTTCTCGGTGTACGTACTCAACGACGAGCTCAACGATGATAAGTTGGCCACGGAGGTCCTGAAGGAGGCCGCGGAGAGAGCCAAAGACGTCGTGGTCGCCAGGGTGGCGAGCTCCGACGGCTCGACGCTGATCGAGCTGAGCTTGGGGGCGAAGGCCGCCGAGATCGTCGATGGCCTGACGCTCGTCAAGAGGATATCAGAGGTCCTCGGTGGCAGGGGAGGAGGGAAGAGCACTCACGCTTACCTCAGGATCGATGCCCCGATCAGCTCGGAAAAGGTGAGAGAGGAATTAACGAGGATCTTATCGGAGCCGAGAAGTTGAGCGAGGCAGCGAGAGATCTATACTATTTGCTCAACAGAGGCTACCCGAAGAAGTCGTCTCTTCAGCTCGTGGGCTCTAGGTATCGGCTCACTAAGACGGAGCTAGCTCTGCTAGGGAGGTGCGTCCACGAGGAGGAGTATAATCTGTCGGTAGCGCGCAAGCTTGAAGTCGGTTCGAGCGCGAAGCTATTGGTAGTCGACGTCTACAACGTGCTCACCAGCGTCAGCGAGTACCTAGAGGGGGGGAAGCTTTACCTCTGCACTGACCTCGTGATACGCGACATCGCCTCGGCCGAGGGCCGCTCGAGGAAGACGCGTGAGGCCCTCCTCAGGGCGGCATCGCGACTCTCTGAGGCGCTAGGCTCCACTAACGTCGAGGCCTTAATCTTCGTGTTGGACGAGCGAAGGTCGAGAAGCGCCGAGCTGGCCGCGAGCCTTCGAAAACTCCCGTGGCCCGTGGCTGAGGCGAGATTCTTGCTCTCCCAAAAGGCCGACTCTTCCATCATTGAGAAGTGCTCTGAGGAGCCCGAGAGAGCGGCCGCTACGAGCGATAGAGTAGTCTTAGAGAGGGTCGAGGCCGCGAGGGACCTCGTGAGATTGGTCGTGGAGCACGAGGGAGGATTCGAGAAAATATTGGACCTGAGGGATCTCGTGCTCTGATCTCTTGGCGGCCCCGCCGGGATTCGAACCCGGGACCACCGGCTTAGAAGGCCGGCACCCTATCCTGGCTAGGCCACGGGGCCTCGGTTAATCTCTCGCGCGGCCTTTAAGCCTCTTCTCTCCTCGACGCTCGTCGGGCTCAAGCTTTTTACTTCACGAAAGCCCACAAGAGCTCGCAAAACGAATCCGCGCGGTGCCTCCGAGTTGGGAGTAAACTACGTCGAGCTGGGAGAACTCAAAGAGGGAAGCTTCATGGTGATAGACAACGAGCCGTGCCGCGTAGTAGAGATAACCAAGGCGAAGACGGGGAAGCACGGAAGCGCGAAGGCCCATGTCGTCGCGGTGGGGCTTTTCAGCGGCTCCAAGAAAACGCTCGTGGCTCCCGTCGACCAGAGAGTCGAGGTCCCGGTGGTGCTCAAGAGAGTGGCTCAGGTGCTCGCGGATACTGGCAAGTCGTTGCAGCTCATGGACCTGGAGAGTTACGAGGTCTTCGAGGTCGAGAAGCCGAGCGACCCCGAGCTCGCCTCTAAGATCTCGGTGGGCGCCGAGGTCGAATATTGGGAGGTAATGAATCGCAGACTCGTGATGCGCGTCCGCGGCTAAGATGCCCGAGACTCCAGAGGAAAGAGAACGTGGAAATCTTCGCGGGCCTCAGAGACGCGCTGAGGAGATTCATTTCTTCGACCGCTCCTTACGAGAAAAGCGTCGAGGAGTTCGTCAGAGATCTCCAGCGAGAGCTCATAAGGGGAGACGTCAACGTGAGATTGGTCATGGAGCTTAGTGACAGGCTGCGCAAGAGAGCTCTTCAGGAGATCCCGCCGCCCGGAGTGACCAGGAGAGATTGGTTCGTGAAGATAATCTACGAGGAGCTGGTCAAATTCCTCGGCGGCTCGGAAGAGCCGCAGATCTTACCGGAGAAGAGACCCTACGTCATCATGTTAGTAGGAGTACAAGGCAGCGGCAAGACCACTAGCGCGGGGAAGCTTGCTTGGTACTACAAGAACAGAAAGATGAAAGTAGGGCTAGTCCAAACCGACACGCACAGGCCGGCGGCCTACGAGCAGTTGAAGCAGATAGCGGAGCGATTGGGCGTTGAGTTCTACGGCTCCAAAGACGGTAAATCGCCGATCGAGTTGGCTGAAGAGGGCCTGAGAAACATGATCGAGAAGAAAGTCGACGTCGTGATCGTAGATACGGCAGGCAGACACGGCTACGGTAGCGAGGCCGCTCTCCTCGATGAGATGAAGAGGCTCGCCGACGCCATAAAGCCGGACGAGATAATGCTCGTGCTCGACGCAACGATAGGTCAGAAGGCCCGAGATCTAGCCGAGAGATTCCATGCCGCGGCGCCCGTGGGGTCGATATTCCTGACGAAGCTCGACGGCAGTGCCAGAGGAGGGGGAGCTCTCTCCGCCGTGGCGGTCACGGGAGCGCGCGTGAAGTTCGTTGGGACTGGCGAGAAGCTCGAGGACATCGAGGTGTTCAAGCCGACCAGATTCGTCGGCAGGCTCCTGGGGATGGGCGATATCGAAGGCCTCTTGGAGAGGCTGAGCTCTCTCGAGGAGACCGAAGAGCTCGAGGAACAGGCCCGCGAGATGCTCAGCGGAAGGCTCGACATGAGGCTGGTCTATAGGCAGCTCTACGAAATAAGACGCATGGGGCCTCTCGGGAAGATCCTCAAGATGATACCGGGCCTCGACCTCGCCTCTATCTCCGAGGAGAGCATGAAGATGAGCGAGAAGAAGCTAGACAAGTGGCTGGCAGCGATCCAGAGCATGACATACGAGGAGCTGGAGAAACCCGAGCTATTGATCAGGGAGAAGAGCAGGTTGAGGAGGGTAGCGTTCGGCAGCGGACTCAAACCCGAGGAGGTACAGGAGCTCCTCAAATACTATGCGCAGATGAGGAGAGCTCTCAAGCAGCTCAAGAGGAGGAGGGAGCTATTGAAGCGTTTCCGGCTAGGCGGGCAATGACTAAGCGAAGGCGGAGGATACTCGTGGCGCTGTCGGGGGCCCCCAGCGACGCTCGCGCTCTGGCCAAGGCGGCGCGCGCTCTCGCTGGCGCTCTGCTCCTCTCGGGCAGCATCAGGAGGGACGCGGAAGTTCTCTTGATATTCTACGAGGCAAGGGTTCGGCTTTTAGTCGAGGGAAGCCGCGTGAGGAATCTAAGGGAAGACGAGGAGAGCTCGCTCGGCCTCGTGGCCTCGCTGCTTTCGCGACGAGCGCGGAGGCTGGAGGTCGAGGAGCGCCTCCCCTGCATCGTTCCTCGCGACTCGAAGCGGGAGCTCGCCGCTTTGACTTGCGACGCGTTATCAGAGGGCTTCGCCGTGCTCGACCCGGAGCTCCCGCCAGAGACGA includes these proteins:
- a CDS encoding signal recognition particle protein Srp54; its protein translation is MEIFAGLRDALRRFISSTAPYEKSVEEFVRDLQRELIRGDVNVRLVMELSDRLRKRALQEIPPPGVTRRDWFVKIIYEELVKFLGGSEEPQILPEKRPYVIMLVGVQGSGKTTSAGKLAWYYKNRKMKVGLVQTDTHRPAAYEQLKQIAERLGVEFYGSKDGKSPIELAEEGLRNMIEKKVDVVIVDTAGRHGYGSEAALLDEMKRLADAIKPDEIMLVLDATIGQKARDLAERFHAAAPVGSIFLTKLDGSARGGGALSAVAVTGARVKFVGTGEKLEDIEVFKPTRFVGRLLGMGDIEGLLERLSSLEETEELEEQAREMLSGRLDMRLVYRQLYEIRRMGPLGKILKMIPGLDLASISEESMKMSEKKLDKWLAAIQSMTYEELEKPELLIREKSRLRRVAFGSGLKPEEVQELLKYYAQMRRALKQLKRRRELLKRFRLGGQ
- a CDS encoding 50S ribosomal protein L1 — encoded protein: MLVTTDLVESIRSSLQALLSDRSRRNFRESIELIVTFKKTELKPEEMKWRETLYLPHPPAKEVKVCVAAEGETAIRAREAGAYLVLDRGALEELSGNKKKARKIAETCDWVLVQRELMPLVGRTLGPALGPRGKAPAPLPAGASIASTLDLFRRAVNLKMKEQPHVQVRIGTVDNSIEELVANASAVLEKIGEKMGGKTIKKIYLKRTMGPVVEIGAGAGQRR
- a CDS encoding translation initiation factor IF-5A, with translation MGVNYVELGELKEGSFMVIDNEPCRVVEITKAKTGKHGSAKAHVVAVGLFSGSKKTLVAPVDQRVEVPVVLKRVAQVLADTGKSLQLMDLESYEVFEVEKPSDPELASKISVGAEVEYWEVMNRRLVMRVRG
- the rplJ gene encoding 50S ribosomal protein L10 — translated: MSVARVGRAPPRYKVEAVAEIERLLREYPVIGVARLENLPASVLQKIKSLVRDLHGNDVLLKVVKSTLFAVAARRARPEVLEKLEPLLRGQKLLVFSKLNAFALNAALRRALVPIPARPGMKATRDIVVPAGDTGLKPGPVLSSFSKLRIPTKVQGGTIWIAKDTKVAKAGDVISAELASLLQRLGVIGGEAYIELEAAVDGSTLLKKEELELDLESFRNEVSRAQSLALGVATRAAVPEPEALSAAVLLARARAAALAGAAGLLLRGVEREVIALAVARARAVVAALGDRARELGLEVPAAPAPAPAVQAKASVEEEKEKEAEEEKKELSEEELASGLAALFG
- the alaS gene encoding alanine--tRNA ligase codes for the protein MTSEDEYRVEFFDELGFVRKTCRVCGRPFWTLDPDAQTCQDAPCVEYFFDRIPVKSATGVAESRERFLKFFEKRGHEIQRPRPVVARWREDLYLTIASIVVFQPHVTSGVAPPPANPLVICQPCIRLEDIDNVGLTLGRHLTLFEMGGHHAFNSEREWLYWKDETVRYAYEFFVDELGVPGKSLTFKESWWQGGGNAGPCFEVASGGLEVATLVFMQYRLDGERLEPIPLKIVDTGYGIERIAWFTSKTPTAFHAIYGGLLEKFRSLLGLEKPPRGLLEAAFRRAGLMNVEKPETLERVVATVAEEIGAERSEAARALDREAKLYSLLDHTKTLAFMLADGVVPSNQGEGYLARLVARRALRNIALLGSEASLADLVELQVELWGGQFPSLRENANYVLDATIVEEEKFKQVLRENLPRAVALLKRGPTIENLRRVYSELGIPPELVARAGVSVEIPRGFYSLIAREGMSRPMEVPEEPAWLRGLPETLRIFHEDPYAWRIKARVLAVKGAEVVLDATIVYPTGGGQLGDSAWIIDPKGRRIAIASAEAVGGKIIHKLERQDHGLAPGDVVEVEIDRAKRYKLMRHHTATHLVLGALRRILGPHVWQAGAEKTPEKARLDFTHYKPLSREELARVEEIVNSLVLENRPVRSYLIDRNEAEERYGFSIYQGGAPLQARLRIVEIEGHDAQACFGTHVRSTGEIGGVKITSLAKLQEGVYRLELVAGTEVAVYARSLEEKLDGVASVIGGDRESVDKRARSLRDELSELKSLLSRYRQLAKLRLLEEILSKAERVGPFSVYVLNDELNDDKLATEVLKEAAERAKDVVVARVASSDGSTLIELSLGAKAAEIVDGLTLVKRISEVLGGRGGGKSTHAYLRIDAPISSEKVREELTRILSEPRS
- a CDS encoding DUF434 domain-containing protein codes for the protein MSEAARDLYYLLNRGYPKKSSLQLVGSRYRLTKTELALLGRCVHEEEYNLSVARKLEVGSSAKLLVVDVYNVLTSVSEYLEGGKLYLCTDLVIRDIASAEGRSRKTREALLRAASRLSEALGSTNVEALIFVLDERRSRSAELAASLRKLPWPVAEARFLLSQKADSSIIEKCSEEPERAAATSDRVVLERVEAARDLVRLVVEHEGGFEKILDLRDLVL